The Microbacterium sp. Nx66 genome contains a region encoding:
- a CDS encoding DUF7882 family protein: MGKFIYDGGPKTEIEDRALTHIQLVMTAKLRRGEPFPFSWKEDASVGGGRTTVWVHAGSSLVFKYAGSRQPAINRAWVDALAYTANAPTGLYLVREPANTGAVEHLPGVV; the protein is encoded by the coding sequence ATGGGCAAGTTCATCTATGACGGTGGACCCAAGACCGAGATTGAAGACCGAGCTCTGACACACATCCAACTCGTTATGACCGCGAAGCTCCGACGCGGCGAGCCCTTCCCCTTCTCTTGGAAGGAAGACGCCAGTGTGGGCGGCGGCCGAACAACGGTGTGGGTGCACGCAGGTTCGTCCCTCGTGTTCAAGTACGCCGGCAGTCGCCAGCCGGCTATCAATCGTGCATGGGTTGATGCTCTCGCCTACACGGCCAATGCACCCACCGGCCTGTACCTTGTGCGCGAGCCCGCCAACACGGGAGCGGTTGAGCACTTGCCGGGTGTCGTCTAA